The Nitrospinota bacterium genome window below encodes:
- a CDS encoding pyruvate, phosphate dikinase translates to MGQAKYIYFFGAGKTEGNAGMKNLLGGKGANLAEMANLGIPVPPGYTITTEACVHYHRHKKAPGGMWDQVEKALARLERVTKQRFGDPDNPLLLSVRSGARVSMPGMMDTVLNIGLNNATVDGLARRSANPRFAYDSFRRLINMFAVVVMDIAHHHFEDIISAKKQERGVTLDTELTAEDLKEVSFSYEALVKSFNNKTFPKNPLEQLKMAINAVFESWDNPRAVTYRRLNNIPEEWGTGVNVQAMVFGNLGKTSGSGVAFTRDPATGANRFYGEYLINSQGEDVVAGIRTPLPISKLKRQMPKVYNQLEDIHGRLERHYKDMQDIEFTIQEGELHLLQTRTGKRTAQAAIKIAVDMVKEGLIDEREALMRIDPQQLDQLLHPMFDPEATYTPVARGLPGSSGAAVGQVAFSSRKAGAWGAHGKKVILVRNETSPEDVGGMAASQGILTATGGLTSHAAVVGRSMGKCVVVGCSALKVDEKKGRMRVNGYEVKEGDWISINGATGDIILGKVPLIEPTLSRDFETFMKWADKVRHLEVWANADTPKDAGTALRFGAQGIGLARTEHMFFTDERLPLVRQMILAENGQERAAILKKLLPMQRKDFEGIFTVMKGRPVVIRLLDPPLHEFLPRREDLLEELYKEKSRKAIRKKRIEQLENYLHAVESHHEFNPMLGHRGCRLGITFPAIYDMQVRAIMEAALKLKKKGRRVRPEIMIPLTGTLGEMAIMRENTVRVAEEVLKKAKTRIRYTVGTMIEIPRASLIADKIAEYADFFSFGTNDMTQMMFGYSRDDIGKFLPFYVEQGILEADPFSTIDVEGVGEMIEIGVRRGRSARPDLKIGICGEHGGEPASIEFCHKVGLNYVSCSPYRIPVARLAAAQAAIKASR, encoded by the coding sequence ATGGGCCAAGCAAAGTATATCTATTTCTTCGGGGCGGGCAAAACCGAAGGAAATGCAGGGATGAAAAATCTCCTGGGGGGGAAGGGGGCCAATTTGGCCGAGATGGCCAATCTGGGCATTCCCGTCCCCCCTGGGTATACCATAACCACCGAGGCGTGTGTCCACTACCATCGCCATAAGAAGGCCCCTGGCGGGATGTGGGATCAGGTTGAAAAGGCCTTAGCCCGGCTGGAGCGCGTCACGAAGCAACGATTCGGCGATCCCGATAACCCCTTGCTGCTGTCTGTGCGCTCTGGCGCCCGGGTCTCGATGCCCGGAATGATGGATACGGTGCTCAACATCGGGCTCAATAACGCCACGGTGGACGGCTTAGCCCGACGGAGCGCCAATCCCCGCTTCGCCTACGATAGCTTCCGCCGCCTCATTAATATGTTCGCCGTGGTGGTGATGGATATCGCCCACCACCATTTCGAGGACATAATCTCTGCCAAGAAGCAGGAGAGGGGCGTCACCCTTGATACGGAGCTTACGGCCGAGGACCTCAAGGAGGTTTCCTTCAGCTATGAGGCCTTGGTCAAAAGCTTTAATAACAAGACTTTCCCCAAAAATCCCTTAGAGCAGTTAAAGATGGCCATCAATGCCGTCTTCGAGTCTTGGGATAATCCCCGAGCCGTCACATATCGGCGCCTTAACAATATTCCTGAAGAATGGGGGACCGGCGTCAACGTTCAAGCCATGGTCTTTGGAAACCTGGGAAAGACCTCCGGCTCCGGTGTGGCGTTCACGAGAGACCCGGCCACGGGGGCAAATCGCTTCTACGGGGAGTATCTTATCAACTCCCAGGGCGAGGATGTCGTCGCCGGGATTCGAACCCCCCTGCCTATTAGCAAATTGAAACGCCAGATGCCCAAAGTGTACAACCAACTGGAGGATATTCACGGCCGCCTGGAGCGCCACTATAAAGATATGCAGGATATCGAGTTCACCATCCAGGAGGGCGAGCTCCATCTGCTCCAGACCCGGACGGGAAAGCGCACGGCCCAAGCCGCCATCAAGATTGCCGTGGACATGGTCAAAGAAGGCTTAATCGACGAGCGAGAGGCCTTGATGCGCATCGACCCTCAGCAGCTCGACCAGCTGCTGCATCCTATGTTCGACCCAGAGGCCACCTATACACCGGTTGCCCGTGGTCTGCCCGGCTCCTCAGGGGCGGCCGTCGGGCAGGTCGCCTTTAGCTCCCGTAAGGCCGGAGCGTGGGGGGCCCATGGGAAAAAAGTCATTCTGGTCCGGAACGAGACCTCGCCCGAGGATGTGGGGGGCATGGCCGCCTCCCAGGGCATTCTGACGGCAACCGGCGGACTGACAAGCCACGCGGCCGTGGTCGGCCGGAGCATGGGCAAGTGCGTCGTCGTGGGCTGCAGCGCTCTCAAAGTGGACGAGAAAAAGGGCCGGATGCGGGTCAACGGCTATGAGGTAAAGGAGGGCGATTGGATCTCCATTAACGGCGCCACCGGGGACATTATCCTCGGCAAGGTTCCTCTCATTGAGCCCACCTTGAGCAGAGATTTTGAGACGTTCATGAAGTGGGCCGACAAGGTCCGCCATCTGGAGGTGTGGGCCAACGCCGACACCCCGAAGGATGCCGGGACGGCCCTGCGTTTCGGCGCCCAAGGCATCGGCCTCGCCCGCACCGAGCACATGTTCTTCACTGACGAGCGTTTGCCCCTGGTGCGCCAGATGATTTTGGCGGAGAATGGCCAAGAGCGGGCCGCTATTCTGAAAAAGCTTTTGCCCATGCAGCGCAAGGACTTCGAGGGCATTTTCACCGTAATGAAAGGCCGCCCTGTGGTCATACGCCTCCTCGACCCTCCCCTCCACGAGTTTTTGCCCCGCCGGGAGGATTTACTTGAAGAGCTTTATAAAGAAAAGTCACGTAAAGCTATTCGTAAAAAGCGAATAGAGCAGCTGGAAAATTACCTTCACGCGGTGGAGTCTCATCACGAGTTCAACCCCATGCTGGGCCATCGGGGCTGTCGCCTCGGTATCACATTCCCCGCCATCTATGACATGCAGGTCCGGGCAATCATGGAGGCGGCTCTGAAGCTCAAGAAAAAGGGGCGCCGGGTCCGGCCGGAAATTATGATACCTCTCACCGGGACTTTGGGCGAGATGGCCATCATGAGGGAAAACACCGTGCGCGTTGCCGAGGAGGTGCTCAAGAAGGCCAAGACGCGCATCCGTTACACGGTAGGTACTATGATTGAGATTCCACGGGCCTCGTTGATCGCCGACAAAATCGCCGAGTACGCCGATTTTTTCTCTTTCGGCACCAATGACATGACCCAGATGATGTTCGGCTACAGCCGGGACGACATCGGGAAGTTCCTCCCCTTCTACGTGGAGCAGGGCATCCTCGAGGCCGACCCGTTTTCGACCATTGATGTCGAAGGGGTCGGAGAGATGATAGAGATTGGGGTCAGGCGGGGTCGCTCGGCCCGGCCGGACCTCAAGATAGGCATCTGCGGAGAGCATGGTGGCGAGCCTGCCAGCATTGAGTTTTGCCATAAGGTGGGGCTAAATTATGTCTCTTGCTCCCCATACCGTATTCCCGTCGCCCGCCTGGCGGCCGCCCAGGCGGCCATCAAGGCTTCCCGCTGA
- a CDS encoding riboflavin synthase gives MFTGLIEEQGAIEAITRRDDGVRFVVSTGVLAKELEVGQSLAVDGVCLTAVEVSETNVALDLSAETLRRTTLGYKKVGGRCNLELPMRLGARLGGHLVTAHIDGVGVISDIRPEANSLWVTIEAPQEVMRYIVPKGSVAVDGVSLTVAAHTESSFSVALIPHTEEVTTLGAAKVGKAVNIEADIIGKYVERFVAERFSDEVSGSTGITKDFLVQHGFAE, from the coding sequence ATGTTCACCGGGCTGATTGAAGAGCAGGGCGCCATCGAGGCGATTACTCGCCGCGATGACGGCGTGCGGTTTGTCGTAAGCACTGGGGTTTTGGCGAAGGAGCTGGAAGTCGGCCAAAGCCTGGCCGTCGATGGAGTCTGCCTGACGGCGGTGGAGGTTAGCGAGACCAACGTCGCGCTCGACCTCTCCGCCGAGACGCTTCGCCGCACCACCTTGGGCTACAAGAAGGTCGGCGGCAGGTGCAATCTGGAGCTGCCCATGCGCCTTGGGGCCCGCCTTGGGGGCCACCTCGTGACCGCCCACATCGACGGCGTAGGGGTGATCTCTGATATCCGGCCCGAGGCCAACTCCCTCTGGGTGACCATTGAGGCCCCGCAAGAGGTGATGCGCTACATCGTGCCTAAGGGCTCGGTGGCTGTGGACGGCGTTAGCCTCACGGTAGCGGCCCATACAGAGAGCAGTTTCAGCGTGGCCCTCATCCCCCATACTGAGGAGGTCACAACTCTCGGAGCGGCCAAGGTGGGGAAGGCCGTCAACATAGAAGCAGACATCATTGGTAAGTACGTCGAGCGCTTCGTCGCCGAGCGTTTCAGTGATGAGGTCTCGGGCTCTACTGGCATCACGAAGGATTTTCTAGTCCAGCACGGTTTCGCTGAATAA
- a CDS encoding NUDIX hydrolase, which yields MSREYPAHPMVGVGAIIFDQGRRRVLLVKRGREPAQGRWSFPGGLVEVGESLGEALQREIREETGLTVEVGPLVEVVDRVIYDDAERVRYHYILVDYLCTALPDEPLGASDVDEARWFEIEQLEGLEMTEGAVEVIAKALEIDRREAEGR from the coding sequence TTGAGCCGCGAATATCCCGCACACCCCATGGTTGGCGTCGGGGCCATTATTTTCGACCAGGGCCGACGCCGGGTTCTCCTGGTGAAGCGTGGCCGCGAGCCCGCTCAAGGGCGCTGGAGCTTCCCGGGGGGCCTTGTGGAGGTGGGCGAGTCCCTTGGCGAAGCTCTCCAAAGGGAGATCCGCGAGGAGACGGGCCTTACTGTGGAGGTGGGTCCTCTTGTCGAGGTGGTGGACCGCGTCATCTACGACGACGCCGAGCGGGTTCGCTACCACTACATTCTGGTCGATTACCTCTGCACGGCGCTTCCGGACGAGCCGCTTGGGGCCTCGGATGTGGATGAGGCCCGCTGGTTCGAGATCGAGCAGCTCGAGGGGCTTGAGATGACAGAGGGCGCCGTCGAGGTGATCGCCAAGGCGCTTGAGATTGACCGTCGTGAGGCCGAAGGCAGATAA
- the ribD gene encoding bifunctional diaminohydroxyphosphoribosylaminopyrimidine deaminase/5-amino-6-(5-phosphoribosylamino)uracil reductase RibD: MMREEHEKWMRRALELAQRGRGRTSPNPMVGALLLKEGRIVGEGFHARAGEPHAEANALSAAGSDAAGATLYVTLEPCVQYGRTPPCVDAILEAGVARVIIGTRDVNPQVAGRGVRSLVDAGVPVEAGILEEECRRLNEAYVTWMTERRPFVILKAAVSLDGKIATYRGDSRWISTEASRRRTHALRNEVDAVMVGAETVVRDDPELTVRLLEGDVRNPLRVVVDSALRIPPTSRLLTERPEVKTLVATTAKAPMERREAVEALGREVLVLPERDGRVDMPALMEKLAEREVLNLLLEGGGQLNASMLEAGLVDRLHVVIAPMLIGGREAPTLLDGLGAGSIKEAWRLKDLRIEEVEGDLHVEASVVKRR; the protein is encoded by the coding sequence ATGATGCGCGAGGAACACGAAAAGTGGATGCGCCGGGCCCTTGAGCTGGCCCAGAGAGGGCGGGGGCGAACGAGCCCCAACCCCATGGTGGGGGCCCTTCTCCTCAAGGAAGGCCGGATCGTGGGCGAGGGCTTTCACGCGCGGGCCGGCGAGCCCCATGCCGAGGCGAATGCGCTCAGTGCCGCGGGGTCGGATGCGGCCGGGGCGACCCTTTACGTGACGCTGGAGCCCTGCGTCCAGTACGGCCGTACCCCTCCGTGTGTAGACGCCATCTTGGAGGCGGGGGTCGCTCGGGTGATTATCGGAACGCGCGATGTCAACCCCCAGGTTGCGGGCCGGGGCGTAAGAAGCTTGGTGGACGCAGGGGTTCCCGTGGAGGCGGGCATCCTTGAGGAGGAGTGTCGTCGCCTCAACGAGGCGTACGTCACTTGGATGACGGAGCGGCGGCCCTTCGTTATTCTGAAGGCGGCCGTGAGCCTCGACGGCAAGATTGCGACCTACCGGGGAGATAGCCGTTGGATTTCCACCGAGGCTTCCCGTCGGCGGACCCACGCGCTACGAAACGAAGTCGACGCCGTCATGGTGGGAGCGGAAACTGTGGTCCGGGACGACCCCGAGCTGACCGTCCGGCTTCTCGAGGGCGATGTGCGCAATCCACTCAGAGTTGTGGTGGACAGCGCTTTGCGAATCCCTCCGACCAGCCGCCTATTGACCGAGCGGCCGGAGGTGAAGACCCTTGTGGCAACCACAGCCAAGGCGCCCATGGAGCGCAGGGAAGCCGTCGAGGCCTTGGGCCGCGAAGTCCTCGTCCTGCCCGAGCGGGATGGGCGCGTCGACATGCCTGCCCTCATGGAGAAGCTCGCCGAAAGAGAGGTCTTAAACCTCCTGCTCGAGGGCGGGGGCCAGCTAAACGCCTCGATGTTAGAGGCGGGCCTAGTAGACCGATTGCACGTCGTTATCGCACCGATGCTAATTGGAGGGCGGGAAGCCCCGACACTCCTGGACGGCCTCGGGGCGGGATCCATAAAAGAGGCCTGGCGCCTAAAGGACCTGCGCATTGAGGAGGTGGAGGGCGACCTCCACGTCGAGGCATCGGTGGTGAAGCGGCGCTGA